In one window of Lewinella sp. 4G2 DNA:
- a CDS encoding Na+/H+ antiporter NhaC family protein — translation MAETLGILTLLPPVIAIILAIATRQVFISLIAGIFLGYVILAGGNPWLGFLDTMQGLVDVFADAGNTRTIMFCALVGSLIVFMQRSGGVAGFIAAVERRLAKYEAQADGKGRVVVQLLAWLTGALVFVESSISVLTVGTLYRPIFDKLGISREKLAYIADSSSAPSSILIPFNGWGAFIMTLLAAEGFANPFSTMIQAIGYNFYAIFALLLVPVIILLKRDFGPMRKAAERAAAGEVLSEGATPVVDTELTDISAKEGVPQRARNMILPIVVMVVFMPFMLAYTGWSSAKELLGADAGAMELVFQAIGSGSGSTAVLVAVTLSILVSMAYYKVQGIFGIRESVDLVLKGIAGLIPLALLMLLAFAIGGLCKKLETGIYVADVAKGFLSPGLVPFLVFVVTCFIAFSTGTSWGTFAIMIPIAVPMARDLDANVLMAIAAVLGGGVFGDHCSPISDTTILSSMASATDHVDHVKTQLPYAGIAGGLACLLYLVLGLV, via the coding sequence ATGGCAGAAACCCTAGGCATCCTCACCCTCCTCCCTCCCGTCATCGCCATCATTTTGGCCATCGCTACGCGCCAGGTTTTCATTTCGCTGATTGCGGGCATCTTCCTGGGCTATGTCATTCTGGCCGGCGGTAATCCGTGGCTGGGCTTCCTGGATACGATGCAAGGGCTGGTCGATGTGTTCGCGGATGCCGGCAACACGCGGACGATCATGTTCTGCGCCCTCGTCGGTTCGCTCATTGTGTTCATGCAGCGCTCGGGTGGCGTGGCGGGCTTCATCGCGGCCGTCGAGCGGAGGCTGGCGAAGTACGAAGCGCAGGCGGATGGCAAGGGCCGGGTTGTCGTCCAATTACTGGCCTGGCTGACGGGCGCACTCGTCTTCGTGGAGTCTAGCATCAGCGTCCTCACCGTCGGCACGCTTTACCGACCGATCTTCGATAAACTGGGCATTAGCCGCGAGAAACTGGCCTACATCGCAGACTCGAGCAGCGCACCGAGTAGCATCCTCATCCCCTTCAACGGCTGGGGCGCTTTCATCATGACGCTGCTAGCGGCGGAGGGTTTTGCCAACCCTTTCAGCACGATGATCCAAGCCATCGGCTACAATTTCTACGCCATCTTTGCGCTGCTGCTGGTGCCGGTCATCATTCTCCTGAAACGCGATTTCGGGCCCATGCGCAAGGCCGCCGAACGGGCCGCTGCGGGCGAAGTCCTCAGCGAGGGAGCCACTCCCGTCGTCGATACTGAACTCACCGATATCTCCGCCAAGGAAGGCGTGCCCCAACGTGCGCGCAACATGATTCTACCCATCGTGGTGATGGTCGTTTTCATGCCCTTCATGCTGGCCTATACGGGCTGGTCCTCTGCCAAAGAGCTCTTGGGCGCTGACGCAGGTGCGATGGAATTGGTCTTCCAGGCCATCGGCAGTGGAAGCGGGTCAACCGCCGTGCTGGTAGCCGTGACCCTGAGCATACTGGTCAGCATGGCCTACTACAAAGTGCAGGGGATCTTCGGCATCCGCGAAAGCGTAGACCTCGTACTAAAGGGGATCGCCGGCCTCATCCCGCTGGCCCTGCTGATGCTCCTCGCTTTTGCCATTGGTGGATTATGCAAAAAATTGGAAACCGGCATTTACGTAGCGGACGTGGCGAAGGGATTCCTTTCCCCCGGCCTCGTCCCCTTCCTCGTTTTCGTGGTGACGTGCTTCATCGCCTTCAGCACCGGTACGAGCTGGGGCACCTTTGCGATCATGATTCCGATCGCCGTCCCGATGGCCCGCGATCTCGATGCCAACGTGCTGATGGCCATCGCCGCCGTGCTGGGTGGTGGCGTTTTCGGCGACCACTGCTCCCCCATTTCCGATACAACCATCCTGAGCAGCATGGCCTCCGCTACTGATCACGTGGACCACGTGAAGACGCAGCTGCCTTATGCGGGGATTGCTGGTGGGTTGGCTTGTTTGTTGTATTTGGTGTTGGGCTTGGTTTGA
- a CDS encoding vanadium-dependent haloperoxidase: MQLARHLLLPLVTLSLLVTSCGEDINPNYQEEVAQPEFYHRSVKQLTDVIVHDIFSPPVAGRIYAYSSIAGYEALAAGDPELESLAGRIPHLAPAPAPNSDVEISYPIAAIAAQQKVGKSLIFSEDRLQTFTDSLVIEIDDIGVPDEVLFASIEYGHRVADHVIAWYDGDLYKQSRTFPKYSVTRDPSKWQPTPPDYMDGIEPSWAKIRPFTLESADQFKPKPPTEYDPKEGSDWFKGAEIVYDALKVEDEAERAERIAIAKFWDCNPYVSHHVGHMMFATKKITPGGHWINITAITSRLAKADFAKTVEAYALVSMAMHDGFISCWDEKYRSNLVRPETFINTHIDEDWAPLLQTPPFPEHTSGHSVVSRACAIVLTDLYGEDFAFTDDSEVEYDLPERSYTSFKHASEEAAISRLYGGIHYMPAITEGVIQGENVGNHLLQKLRGKVISKK, translated from the coding sequence ATGCAACTCGCCCGCCACCTTCTCCTCCCGCTAGTAACCCTTTCCCTCCTGGTCACTTCCTGCGGCGAAGACATCAACCCGAACTACCAGGAAGAAGTCGCCCAACCAGAGTTCTACCACCGGTCCGTTAAGCAGTTGACGGACGTGATTGTGCACGACATCTTTTCCCCGCCCGTTGCCGGCCGTATTTATGCCTATTCCTCCATTGCTGGTTACGAAGCCCTCGCTGCGGGTGATCCGGAACTGGAGAGTCTGGCTGGCCGTATTCCCCACCTCGCACCCGCGCCAGCGCCCAACTCCGACGTGGAGATCAGCTACCCGATCGCCGCCATCGCCGCCCAGCAGAAAGTGGGCAAATCCCTCATCTTTTCTGAAGATCGGCTGCAAACCTTCACCGATTCCCTCGTCATAGAAATCGACGACATCGGGGTGCCCGACGAAGTGCTGTTCGCCTCCATCGAATACGGCCACCGCGTTGCCGACCACGTGATTGCCTGGTACGATGGTGACCTCTACAAACAGTCGCGGACCTTCCCGAAATACAGCGTGACGCGCGACCCCTCGAAGTGGCAACCCACCCCGCCGGATTACATGGACGGCATCGAACCGAGCTGGGCAAAGATTCGCCCCTTCACCCTAGAAAGCGCCGACCAATTCAAGCCCAAACCACCCACGGAGTACGACCCGAAGGAAGGCTCGGACTGGTTCAAAGGCGCCGAGATCGTCTACGACGCCCTGAAAGTGGAGGACGAAGCCGAACGCGCCGAACGCATCGCCATCGCTAAATTTTGGGACTGCAATCCCTACGTCAGCCACCACGTGGGGCACATGATGTTCGCCACGAAAAAAATCACCCCCGGCGGCCACTGGATCAACATTACGGCCATCACCAGCCGCCTCGCAAAGGCCGATTTCGCCAAAACCGTGGAAGCCTACGCCCTCGTGAGCATGGCCATGCACGACGGCTTCATCAGTTGCTGGGACGAAAAATACCGCTCCAACCTCGTCCGCCCCGAAACCTTCATCAACACCCACATCGACGAAGACTGGGCACCGCTGCTCCAGACGCCTCCTTTCCCCGAGCACACCTCCGGCCACAGCGTGGTGAGCCGCGCCTGTGCGATCGTGCTGACGGACCTCTACGGCGAAGACTTTGCCTTCACGGACGACTCCGAAGTAGAATATGACCTCCCGGAACGAAGCTACACCAGCTTCAAACACGCCAGTGAGGAAGCCGCCATCAGCCGTTTGTACGGAGGCATTCACTACATGCCCGCCATCACCGAAGGCGTCATTCAGGGCGAAAACGTAGGCAACCACTTATTGCAAAAGCTGCGTGGGAAAGTCATTTCCAAGAAGTAA
- a CDS encoding dicarboxylate/amino acid:cation symporter: MKNLALHWKILIGMAAGILFGIVANKFGWAEFVGDWIKPFGTIFINSLKLIAIPLIVASLIKGITDLKDISKLSAMGGRTIAIYVATTVVAIVIGLGVVNLVKPGASIDQGTRDSLLADYAADAGKRIAAAEGQSAAGPLQALVDLVPDNIVGAASSNGNMLQVIFFVICFGIGLVLIAPEKAKPVKDFFDGVNDVVLKLIDLIMIAAPYGVFALLAALVVESPSQALFIALIKYSLCVLAGLAVMIFIVYPVLVVTFTGRSYGSFFAGMSPAQLLAFSTSSSAATLPVTMERVEEHLGVDEEVTSFVLPIGATINMDGTSLYQAVAAVFIAQAYGMELGLGAQLGIITTALAASIGSAAVPGAGMVMLVIVLGQAGIPEAGLALIFAVDRPLDMCRTVANVTGDATVAMLVGKSVGKLGEPVERRLDDHYGVG; this comes from the coding sequence ATGAAAAATCTCGCCCTCCACTGGAAGATCCTCATCGGCATGGCTGCCGGCATCCTGTTCGGTATCGTTGCCAATAAATTTGGCTGGGCGGAATTTGTCGGCGATTGGATCAAGCCCTTCGGGACGATCTTCATCAATAGCCTCAAACTCATCGCCATCCCACTGATCGTCGCGAGTTTGATCAAGGGCATTACGGACCTTAAAGACATCTCCAAACTCTCCGCCATGGGTGGCCGGACCATTGCTATTTACGTAGCAACGACGGTGGTGGCAATCGTCATCGGCCTCGGGGTGGTGAACCTGGTTAAGCCGGGCGCATCTATCGATCAGGGCACCCGCGATTCCCTGCTCGCCGATTACGCTGCGGATGCCGGCAAACGCATTGCGGCCGCTGAGGGGCAATCCGCCGCCGGACCGCTGCAGGCTTTGGTTGATTTGGTGCCTGATAATATCGTCGGCGCCGCTTCCAGCAATGGCAATATGCTCCAGGTCATCTTTTTCGTCATCTGCTTCGGCATCGGTCTGGTCCTGATCGCTCCCGAAAAGGCCAAACCGGTCAAAGATTTCTTCGACGGGGTGAATGACGTGGTCCTCAAACTCATCGATCTGATTATGATTGCGGCCCCGTACGGCGTTTTCGCGCTCCTGGCTGCCTTAGTGGTGGAGTCGCCTTCGCAAGCCCTATTCATTGCGCTCATTAAGTACAGCCTGTGCGTACTGGCGGGCCTGGCGGTGATGATTTTCATCGTTTATCCCGTGCTGGTGGTGACCTTTACGGGCCGCAGTTACGGTTCTTTCTTCGCGGGTATGAGCCCGGCGCAACTGTTGGCCTTCTCGACCAGCTCATCCGCCGCCACCCTGCCGGTTACGATGGAGCGCGTCGAAGAGCACCTCGGGGTAGATGAGGAGGTAACGAGTTTTGTTCTCCCCATCGGCGCCACCATCAATATGGATGGCACCAGTCTATACCAGGCCGTTGCCGCAGTCTTCATCGCCCAGGCCTACGGGATGGAGCTGGGTCTCGGTGCCCAGTTGGGTATCATCACAACGGCGCTGGCGGCGTCCATCGGCTCCGCTGCCGTCCCCGGTGCGGGGATGGTGATGTTGGTCATCGTCCTCGGCCAGGCGGGTATCCCCGAAGCGGGCCTCGCCCTCATATTCGCCGTTGACCGCCCGCTGGATATGTGTCGCACCGTCGCTAACGTGACGGGGGATGCTACGGTGGCGATGCTGGTGGGTAAATCGGTTGGGAAGTTGGGGGAGCCGGTGGAACGGCGGTTGGATGATCATTATGGGGTGGGGTGA
- a CDS encoding NAD(P)/FAD-dependent oxidoreductase — protein MAKDSTYDLIVIGAGAGGQGAAGFGSMIGLKVALIDKEAKNFGGDCLNYGCIPSKALLHVAAQFAGAKEAEKFGLQTSGKADFKKVMAYVHAQQEVIRAKETPEYFAEEFGTECIIGTARLSERREVTVNGRTLRARRIVLATGSVPRHLDLPGSDAVKQWDNESLFWELDELPGHLLIIGGGPISCEMAQAFVRLGSRVTLLVRGNRLLQKDPPKMGEILAERLRYEGVDLRLETEIASFSQPFQALLKDSGEEVDFSHLLVAIGRTVRTEGLGLADAGVEVKNGKIVADDYYRTTNKHVYVVGDAYGREMFSHGAEKHNTDLWTNLLSPIDKRHRLDNFSWVTFTDPEIAHFGLTADQLDERGISYRTIHQSLEHDDRAVAADFRYGHLILYVKTSWRGKGKLLGGCLAAPAAGEMIQELSLLQTLGKKYSTLTQKLYAYPVASRIHQKPARDEAAKVLKSAAVAKAMRVAFRLQNR, from the coding sequence GTGGCCAAAGACTCAACCTACGACCTAATTGTAATCGGCGCCGGCGCCGGAGGACAGGGCGCCGCCGGCTTCGGCTCCATGATCGGGTTGAAGGTGGCCCTGATCGACAAGGAGGCGAAGAACTTCGGCGGGGATTGCCTGAACTACGGTTGCATTCCCTCCAAAGCCTTGTTGCACGTGGCCGCCCAATTTGCCGGCGCGAAGGAAGCGGAGAAATTTGGCCTCCAAACTTCGGGCAAGGCCGACTTTAAAAAGGTGATGGCGTACGTCCACGCCCAACAGGAGGTTATCCGGGCTAAGGAGACGCCTGAGTATTTCGCGGAGGAATTTGGTACGGAATGCATCATCGGTACCGCCCGACTGAGTGAAAGACGAGAGGTAACCGTAAACGGTAGAACGTTACGGGCACGGCGGATTGTTTTGGCGACGGGTAGCGTCCCCCGCCACCTGGACTTGCCCGGTTCGGATGCCGTGAAACAGTGGGACAACGAATCTCTCTTCTGGGAACTAGACGAATTACCGGGACATCTCCTCATCATCGGTGGTGGTCCCATCAGTTGTGAGATGGCCCAGGCTTTCGTCCGCCTCGGTAGCCGGGTGACGCTGCTCGTGCGGGGAAACCGGCTGTTACAAAAAGATCCACCGAAAATGGGAGAGATCCTGGCCGAACGGCTGCGCTATGAAGGGGTTGACTTAAGGTTGGAGACGGAAATAGCGTCCTTCTCGCAGCCTTTCCAGGCCTTGTTGAAAGATAGTGGAGAGGAAGTTGATTTCTCTCACTTGCTGGTGGCGATCGGCCGCACCGTCCGCACGGAAGGGCTCGGCCTCGCGGATGCTGGAGTCGAAGTAAAAAATGGCAAGATCGTCGCTGATGATTACTACCGGACGACGAACAAGCACGTCTACGTCGTCGGGGATGCCTACGGCCGGGAGATGTTCAGCCACGGCGCCGAAAAACACAACACGGATCTGTGGACCAACCTCCTCAGCCCCATCGACAAACGCCACCGCCTCGATAATTTCTCTTGGGTCACCTTCACCGACCCGGAGATCGCCCACTTCGGCCTCACCGCGGACCAACTGGACGAACGCGGCATCAGCTACCGCACCATCCACCAATCCCTGGAACATGACGACCGTGCCGTCGCCGCCGATTTCCGATACGGGCACCTGATCCTCTACGTCAAAACCAGTTGGCGGGGGAAGGGCAAGTTACTCGGTGGTTGCCTCGCCGCCCCGGCTGCGGGAGAGATGATTCAGGAGTTGTCTCTACTGCAAACCCTGGGCAAGAAGTACAGTACGCTTACCCAGAAGCTCTACGCCTATCCCGTGGCCAGCCGTATCCACCAAAAACCGGCGCGAGACGAGGCGGCGAAGGTGTTGAAATCCGCTGCCGTAGCTAAGGCGATGCGGGTAGCGTTCCGTCTGCAGAATAGGTAG
- a CDS encoding diacylglycerol kinase family protein, translating into MKKFIEFSKSRWAAFGYAFKGAWDLLANHAPSKIHIAAFFAMMAVCTFLDFALWKWCIVILCVGLVLAAEALNTAVEYVVDLVSPEYHVLAGKAKDVAAAGVLFASMASGVIAILLVVDEFV; encoded by the coding sequence ATGAAAAAATTCATTGAGTTCTCCAAATCGCGCTGGGCGGCCTTCGGCTACGCCTTCAAAGGCGCGTGGGATCTTCTGGCCAACCACGCCCCCTCCAAAATTCATATCGCCGCCTTCTTCGCCATGATGGCCGTTTGCACCTTCCTGGATTTCGCCCTCTGGAAATGGTGCATCGTGATACTCTGCGTAGGCCTGGTCCTCGCCGCCGAAGCCTTGAATACCGCAGTAGAGTACGTAGTAGATTTGGTCTCCCCCGAATACCACGTCCTGGCCGGCAAAGCCAAAGACGTCGCCGCCGCCGGAGTCCTCTTCGCGAGTATGGCCTCGGGGGTGATTGCTATTCTATTGGTGGTGGATGAGTTTGTCTAA
- a CDS encoding TIM barrel protein encodes MQLTKDQIATTNGPLNTHESNYNHLANNLSASGINVDALVKKVADFQVAVPSWALGAGGTRFGRFSFHGEPGTLEQKISDVGILHALTRTAGAVSLHIPWDTPTDYEAVKQIADQHGIVFDAINSNTFQDQPGATLSYKHGSLANTDEAIRAQAVEHNHEVVRIGEKLGSKALTVWLADGTSFPGQRSFQKALQQTEKSCKEIYAGLPADWSLLIEYKPYEPNFYSTVIMDWGTSFMLANACGDRAYTLVDLGHHLPNSNIEQVVATLMSKGKLGGFHFNDSKYGDDDLTVGSIKPYALFLIFNELVYGMQHNAHNPDLAWMIDASHNIKDPLEDLIQSLEAIQEAYAKALLIDQDALTQAQENHDVVKCQEILQGAYRTDVRPLLQRARLSTGGALDPIGAYRALQVRDGLIKERGKHTVATGL; translated from the coding sequence ATGCAGCTAACCAAAGACCAAATAGCCACCACCAACGGCCCCCTCAACACCCACGAGTCCAACTACAACCACCTAGCCAATAACCTCTCCGCAAGTGGCATAAACGTAGACGCCCTAGTAAAAAAAGTAGCCGATTTCCAAGTAGCCGTCCCCAGCTGGGCGCTCGGCGCCGGCGGCACCCGCTTCGGCCGCTTCTCCTTCCACGGCGAACCCGGCACGCTCGAACAAAAGATCAGCGACGTCGGTATCCTCCACGCCCTGACGCGGACGGCCGGCGCCGTTTCCCTCCACATTCCCTGGGATACCCCGACCGATTACGAAGCCGTTAAACAGATCGCCGACCAGCACGGGATAGTGTTCGACGCCATCAATTCCAATACTTTTCAGGACCAGCCCGGCGCCACACTCAGCTACAAGCACGGCTCCCTCGCCAACACGGACGAGGCGATTCGCGCGCAGGCCGTCGAGCACAACCACGAAGTGGTGCGCATCGGCGAAAAACTGGGTTCCAAGGCGCTCACGGTTTGGCTCGCCGACGGCACCAGTTTCCCCGGCCAGCGGAGTTTCCAGAAGGCGCTTCAACAGACGGAAAAGAGCTGTAAAGAAATCTACGCCGGCCTGCCCGCCGACTGGAGTTTGCTCATCGAATACAAGCCCTACGAACCCAACTTTTACAGTACGGTCATCATGGATTGGGGCACCAGTTTCATGCTCGCCAACGCTTGCGGCGACCGCGCCTACACCCTCGTGGATCTGGGTCATCACCTACCCAATTCCAACATCGAGCAGGTCGTAGCGACCCTCATGAGCAAGGGCAAACTGGGTGGTTTCCACTTCAACGACAGCAAGTACGGCGACGACGATCTCACGGTCGGGAGCATCAAACCCTACGCGCTCTTCCTCATCTTCAACGAGCTCGTTTACGGGATGCAACACAACGCCCACAATCCCGATCTGGCCTGGATGATCGACGCCAGCCACAACATCAAGGACCCGCTCGAAGACCTCATCCAGAGCCTCGAAGCCATCCAGGAAGCCTACGCCAAGGCGCTCCTCATCGACCAGGATGCGCTCACCCAGGCTCAGGAAAACCACGACGTCGTCAAGTGCCAGGAGATCCTCCAGGGCGCCTACCGGACGGACGTTAGGCCCCTCCTCCAGCGCGCACGGCTCTCCACTGGCGGTGCCCTCGACCCCATCGGTGCCTACCGCGCGTTGCAGGTGCGCGACGGCCTCATTAAGGAGCGGGGTAAGCACACGGTGGCTACTGGACTGTAG
- a CDS encoding FGGY-family carbohydrate kinase: MQSVTAVFDIGRSNKKFFLFDEDFREVHREYVTFEMIEDEDGFPTEDVDALSSWLCEVFHRILEAREYHVKAINFSSYGASFVHLDADGQVLTPLYNYEKALPQVLSKDFERRYGPGNTLTMSTGSPPSGMLNSGMQLYWLKHHRPKVFRKIKYSLHLPQFLSYVFTGIPISEYTSIGCHTALWDYGKGDYHKWVYKEDIHRVLPPIVSTETSINMNYNGRRMKIGVGIHDSSAALLPYIRSERKPFVLISTGTWSISLNPFAEGQLTQEDLDRNCINYMRIDGKPVKAARLFLGEEYKHQITTLAEHYGVDRSRHKSVTFNRKINDELAAKPKPRFHFKHLDNTGQPGKTKLPKSWTYERAYHQLMRELVDFQCRSLDAALGETKVRKLFIDGGFSDNAVYVKLIAHRYRHLKVRTTDSSLGSALGAAIAISDKTLDSKFLKQNYGLRKHQPYILN, encoded by the coding sequence ATGCAAAGCGTCACCGCCGTTTTCGACATTGGCCGCAGCAATAAGAAGTTCTTTCTCTTCGACGAGGATTTCCGCGAGGTCCACCGGGAATACGTCACTTTCGAGATGATCGAGGACGAGGATGGCTTCCCCACCGAAGACGTCGACGCCCTCAGCAGCTGGCTATGCGAGGTGTTTCACCGCATCCTCGAGGCCCGCGAGTACCACGTCAAGGCCATCAATTTTTCGAGCTACGGCGCCAGCTTCGTCCACCTCGATGCGGACGGCCAGGTCCTCACGCCGCTCTACAATTACGAGAAGGCGCTGCCGCAGGTGCTAAGCAAGGATTTTGAACGCAGGTATGGGCCCGGGAATACCCTCACCATGAGCACCGGATCTCCCCCATCGGGGATGTTGAATTCGGGGATGCAATTGTACTGGCTCAAGCACCACCGGCCGAAGGTGTTTCGGAAGATCAAGTACTCCCTCCACCTCCCCCAATTCCTGAGCTACGTCTTTACGGGAATTCCCATCAGCGAATACACGAGCATCGGCTGCCACACGGCGCTGTGGGATTACGGAAAGGGGGATTATCACAAATGGGTATATAAGGAAGACATCCACCGCGTACTTCCCCCCATCGTTTCGACCGAGACGAGCATCAACATGAACTACAACGGTCGGCGGATGAAGATCGGCGTGGGGATTCACGACAGTTCGGCGGCCCTGCTGCCGTACATCCGCTCGGAACGGAAGCCCTTTGTCCTCATCTCCACCGGCACCTGGAGCATCTCGCTGAACCCCTTCGCCGAAGGCCAGCTTACGCAGGAGGACCTCGACCGCAACTGCATCAACTACATGCGTATCGACGGCAAACCGGTGAAGGCCGCCCGGCTCTTCCTCGGCGAGGAGTACAAACACCAGATCACCACCCTGGCCGAACATTACGGAGTAGACCGCAGCCGCCACAAATCCGTCACCTTCAACCGGAAGATCAACGATGAGCTAGCGGCCAAGCCCAAACCCCGCTTCCACTTCAAGCACCTGGACAACACCGGGCAGCCGGGCAAAACCAAACTGCCGAAGTCCTGGACCTACGAACGCGCCTACCACCAACTCATGCGCGAATTGGTCGACTTCCAGTGCCGCAGCCTCGACGCGGCCCTGGGCGAAACGAAAGTCCGCAAACTCTTCATCGACGGTGGCTTCAGCGACAACGCCGTCTACGTAAAACTAATCGCCCACCGCTACCGCCACCTCAAAGTCCGGACGACGGACTCGTCCCTGGGTTCCGCCCTCGGCGCCGCGATCGCCATTTCGGACAAAACCCTGGACTCCAAATTCCTGAAACAGAATTACGGATTGCGCAAGCACCAACCGTACATCTTAAATTAG
- a CDS encoding cytosine permease, with the protein MLQNTQEEEYLEDAAGGEFEREPVPASRWKGWKSFLGMYAGEHAAGTEFMIGPLFLTAGVSAFDLIVGLLLGNFLAVLSWRFLTAEVAIKNRLTLYFQLEKISGATLVKFYNVANGVLFCFLAGSMFTVSATAIGIPVGMEMPALDAVGPNGISYVIIVLLVGAVTTLIAAKGYDTVSKAAGWMSPIIVLAFLVCGFVALGQLGVSSFDEFWAIWGDGGEPMGGSIKYTFWHVVIWSWFANAAMHIGMSDLSVFRFAKKASSGWTTAAGMYVGHYMAWIAAALLFAVFLRTPEGVAMLESGDIKVAPGPLAYNAIGWFGIIAVVLAGWTTANPTIYRAGLAFQTLIPKKPAAWGVLIAGTLATVAGLFPAFAMQLLGFVGFYGFVLAPFGAVIVFEHFFHKQAGIQKNYAEVAGLQFNPAVLGAWAISFGLFYFLSLQFNIFVSFVTLPAWLLCGVLFLVFSKRLQRVSSGE; encoded by the coding sequence ATGCTACAGAACACCCAAGAAGAAGAATACCTGGAAGACGCCGCCGGCGGTGAATTCGAGCGCGAACCCGTCCCCGCCTCCCGTTGGAAGGGCTGGAAAAGCTTCCTCGGCATGTACGCCGGCGAACACGCTGCCGGTACCGAATTTATGATTGGCCCCCTCTTTCTGACGGCCGGTGTAAGCGCCTTCGACCTCATCGTCGGTCTGCTGCTGGGTAATTTCCTGGCCGTCCTCAGCTGGCGTTTCCTGACGGCGGAGGTAGCCATCAAAAACCGGTTGACGCTTTATTTTCAGCTGGAAAAGATAAGTGGCGCGACCCTCGTGAAGTTCTACAATGTCGCAAACGGGGTGCTCTTCTGCTTCCTGGCCGGATCGATGTTCACCGTTTCCGCAACGGCCATCGGTATCCCCGTCGGGATGGAAATGCCCGCGCTCGATGCCGTCGGGCCAAACGGAATCAGTTACGTCATCATCGTATTGCTGGTGGGTGCCGTCACTACCCTGATCGCCGCGAAGGGTTACGATACGGTGTCGAAAGCGGCTGGCTGGATGTCCCCCATTATCGTCCTGGCCTTCCTGGTGTGTGGTTTCGTGGCCCTCGGCCAACTGGGCGTCAGTAGCTTTGACGAGTTCTGGGCGATTTGGGGCGACGGCGGTGAGCCCATGGGCGGCTCCATCAAGTACACCTTTTGGCACGTGGTTATCTGGTCCTGGTTCGCCAACGCCGCCATGCACATCGGGATGTCCGACCTCTCCGTCTTCCGCTTCGCCAAAAAAGCCTCCTCCGGCTGGACGACCGCCGCCGGCATGTACGTCGGCCACTACATGGCCTGGATTGCCGCCGCCCTGCTGTTCGCCGTTTTCCTCCGCACCCCCGAAGGCGTAGCCATGCTCGAAAGTGGAGACATCAAAGTGGCTCCCGGCCCTCTTGCCTACAACGCCATCGGCTGGTTCGGCATCATTGCCGTAGTCCTCGCCGGCTGGACGACCGCCAACCCCACCATTTACCGCGCCGGTCTGGCCTTCCAAACCCTCATCCCCAAAAAGCCGGCGGCCTGGGGCGTCCTCATCGCCGGCACCCTGGCGACGGTGGCGGGCCTCTTCCCCGCTTTCGCCATGCAGCTCCTTGGTTTCGTAGGCTTCTACGGTTTCGTCCTGGCCCCCTTCGGTGCGGTGATCGTCTTCGAGCACTTCTTCCACAAACAGGCGGGCATTCAGAAGAATTACGCGGAAGTCGCCGGCCTCCAGTTCAACCCTGCGGTGCTGGGTGCCTGGGCCATCAGCTTCGGCCTCTTCTACTTCCTTTCCCTCCAGTTCAACATTTTCGTCTCCTTCGTAACTCTGCCGGCTTGGCTGCTCTGTGGCGTGTTGTTTTTGGTCTTCAGTAAACGCTTGCAGCGAGTATCGAGTGGCGAGTGA